The Solanum lycopersicum chromosome 9, SLM_r2.1 genome window below encodes:
- the LOC101248331 gene encoding transcription factor bHLH104: MDRFDSFRDANWDLIDFNSFIDEESPIDFFWNDQTQDLSAVAEVEAPLSSAALQECIETECPRKRGRNESCSKQGNKACRERLRREKLNERFSDLCSVLEPGRPVKTDKMAILGDAIRVLNQLKTESEEYKEMNQKLMEEIKTLKEEKNELREEKLALRADKERMEQELKATASPASFIPPHPAAYQPAVNKMAVFPSYGYVPMWQYLQPSSRDTSQDHELRPPAA; this comes from the exons ATGGATCGATTTGATTCATTTCGAGATGCCAATTGGGACCTAATTGATTTCAATAGCTTTATAGATGAAGAATCGCCGATAGATTTCTTTTGGAACGATCAAACCCAGGATTTGAG TGCTGTAGCAGAAGTCGAGGCACCTCTCAGCAGTGCTGCATTACAGGAGTGCATAGAAACAGAATGCCCTCGGAAAAG AGGTCGTAATGAGTCTTGCAGCAAACAAGGGAACAAAGCTTGCCGTGAGAGATTAAGAAGGGAAAAATTGAATGAAAG GTTTTCAGACTTATGCTCTGTTCTGGAACCCGGGAGACCTGTAAAAACAGACAAAATGGCCATACTTGGTGATGCCATTCGTGTTCTAAACCAGCTGAAGACTGAATCTGAGGAATACAAAGAGATGAACCAAAAGCTTATGGAAGAGATTAAGACTTTGAAG GAAGAGAAGAATGAACTTCGTGAAGAGAAACTTGCACTGAGGGCTGACAAAGAGAGGATGGAGCAAGAGTTGAAAGCTACAGCTTCTCCAGCAAGTTTTATTCCCCCTCATCCAGCAGCATATCAGCCGGCTGTAAATAAGATGGCCGTTTTCCCTAGTTATGGTTATGTGCCAATGTGGCAGTATCTACAACCATCTTCGCGGGACACATCTCAAGATCATGAGCTCAGACCTCCTGCTGCTTGA